From Dreissena polymorpha isolate Duluth1 chromosome 15, UMN_Dpol_1.0, whole genome shotgun sequence, a single genomic window includes:
- the LOC127860553 gene encoding uncharacterized protein LOC127860553 gives MKSTIFWIILVARVGLVMGSCDPLFGPTGTEYECKKFDQYSGYQRAICYRNAYIKSITGNKHACSQSNANYCYFQCMLEKYDRASGPVYDDCACALNLTTETTPTTTASSKTVIIVSVTVGGGGGAGIIVFVLYIIRKMCCN, from the exons ATGAAATCGACAATCTTTTGGATAATATTAG tgGCGAGGGTAGGTTTAGTGATGGGCTCGTGTGACCCACTATTCGGTCCTACTGGGACAGAGTATGAATGCAAGAAGTTCGACCAGTACAGCGGCTATCAACGGGCCATCTGTTATCGCAACGCTTACATCAAATCAATCACTGGCAATAAACATGCGTGTTCCCAGAGCAATGCCAATTACTGCTATTTTCAGTGCATGCTTGAAAAATACGATAGAGCTTCAG GACCCGTCTACGATGACTGCGCATGCGCCTTAAATCTCACGACGGAGACGACTCCGACAACTACAGCCTCCTCCAAAACAGTCATCATCGTAAGTGTAACGGTTGGAGGAGGGGGCGGAGCGGGAatcattgtatttgttttatacatcATAAGAAAGATGTGTTGTAACTAA